One stretch of Lacrimispora sphenoides DNA includes these proteins:
- a CDS encoding TrpB-like pyridoxal phosphate-dependent enzyme, giving the protein MSENKIPYKIYLEESEMPKEWYNVRADMKNKPAPLLNPGTLQPMSEEELGTVFCKELVKQELDNDNRFIEIPQKILDFYKMYRPAPLVRAYCLEEKLKTPAKIYYKFEGNNTSGSHKLNSAIAQAYYAKEQGLKGVTTETGAGQWGTALSMACSYLDLDCKVYMVKCSYEQKPFRREVMRTYGASVTPSPSEETEVGRKILAEHPGTTGSLGCAISEAVEVATHTEGYRYVLGSVLNQVLLHQSVIGMEAKIAMDKYGIKPDIIIGCAGGGSNLGGLISPFMGEKLRGEADYRFIAVEPASCPSLTRGVFAYDFCDTGMVCPLAKMYTLGSGFIPSANHAGGLRYHGMSSTLSQLYHDGYMEARSVEQTAVFEAAEQFARVEGILPAPESSHAIKAAIDEALKCKETGEEKTILFGLTGTGYFDMMAYEKFHDGVMTDYIPTDDDLKVGFDGIPRFPGNME; this is encoded by the coding sequence ATGAGTGAAAACAAGATTCCCTACAAAATTTATCTGGAAGAAAGCGAGATGCCCAAAGAGTGGTACAACGTGCGTGCCGACATGAAGAATAAGCCGGCTCCCCTTTTAAATCCTGGAACCTTACAGCCAATGTCAGAAGAGGAACTTGGAACTGTATTTTGCAAGGAGCTGGTAAAACAAGAGCTGGATAATGATAATCGTTTTATAGAAATTCCGCAAAAAATACTTGACTTTTATAAAATGTACCGTCCGGCCCCATTGGTAAGAGCATACTGCCTGGAAGAGAAGCTAAAGACTCCGGCTAAAATTTATTACAAATTTGAAGGCAATAATACAAGCGGAAGCCATAAGCTGAATTCTGCTATTGCTCAGGCTTATTACGCAAAAGAGCAGGGGTTAAAGGGAGTGACCACTGAGACCGGGGCAGGGCAGTGGGGGACGGCTCTTTCCATGGCATGCTCTTACCTGGATTTGGACTGCAAGGTCTATATGGTTAAGTGTTCCTACGAACAAAAGCCCTTCCGCAGAGAAGTAATGCGCACGTATGGAGCAAGCGTGACCCCATCTCCGTCTGAAGAAACAGAGGTAGGGAGGAAGATCCTGGCTGAGCATCCCGGAACCACAGGAAGTCTGGGTTGTGCCATTTCTGAGGCAGTGGAAGTGGCAACGCACACAGAGGGGTATCGATATGTGCTGGGAAGCGTCTTGAATCAGGTGCTGCTGCATCAGTCGGTGATCGGAATGGAAGCCAAGATTGCAATGGATAAATACGGAATCAAGCCTGATATCATTATCGGATGTGCAGGCGGCGGCTCCAATCTGGGAGGACTGATCTCTCCGTTTATGGGTGAAAAACTCAGGGGCGAAGCAGATTACCGGTTTATTGCAGTAGAACCCGCATCCTGCCCAAGCCTGACACGAGGTGTTTTTGCTTATGATTTTTGTGATACCGGAATGGTTTGTCCGCTGGCAAAAATGTATACTCTGGGAAGTGGGTTTATTCCATCAGCAAACCATGCAGGAGGCCTGCGGTATCATGGGATGAGTTCCACCTTGTCACAGCTTTATCATGACGGATACATGGAAGCGCGTTCTGTAGAGCAGACAGCAGTGTTTGAGGCGGCAGAACAGTTTGCAAGAGTAGAAGGAATCCTTCCGGCGCCGGAAAGCAGTCATGCGATTAAAGCGGCAATCGATGAGGCTTTGAAATGCAAAGAGACAGGTGAAGAAAAGACGATCCTCTTTGGCCTTACAGGTACAGGATATTTTGATATGATGGCATATGAAAAATTCCATGACGGAGTGATGACAGACTATATTCCAACGGATGATGATTTAAAGGTTGGATTTGACGGAATTCCAAGATTCCCGGGTAATATGGAATAA
- a CDS encoding GntR family transcriptional regulator: MLELYKGTIASASGQEEASRQGESTDNNAYQLLREKILDLHLRPGINLSIRDICDLLNIGRTPVRDALIRLEQEDLVTLLPQRGTRVSKIDLDRVEQERFLRLAVEEEVMKLFMACHTPTDLVELQNNLMEQKAFAEMGNGDVRKFLHMDDEFHKIFYRVTDRLFSFQTINNVGGHFRRIRLLSCRETQNVKEIVAQHEEIILALQTRDTKELLYVLQKHLFKLDRDKKELIKKYPSLFKRNINEDYVNIPWTDDFFETFQSFL, from the coding sequence ATGTTGGAATTATATAAAGGAACCATAGCTTCCGCCAGTGGCCAGGAGGAGGCTTCCCGTCAGGGAGAAAGCACAGATAACAATGCGTATCAGCTTCTCCGTGAGAAAATCCTGGATCTTCATTTAAGGCCGGGAATTAACTTAAGTATCAGGGATATTTGTGATTTGTTAAACATTGGGCGAACTCCGGTCAGAGATGCGCTCATCAGGCTTGAACAGGAAGATCTGGTGACCCTTCTCCCTCAGAGAGGAACAAGGGTGTCCAAGATAGATTTAGATAGAGTGGAACAGGAACGTTTTCTAAGGCTTGCCGTAGAAGAGGAGGTTATGAAGCTGTTTATGGCATGCCATACTCCTACGGACTTAGTAGAATTACAGAACAACCTGATGGAACAGAAAGCCTTTGCCGAGATGGGCAATGGGGATGTAAGGAAGTTTTTGCATATGGATGATGAGTTCCATAAAATATTTTACCGGGTAACAGACCGACTTTTCAGTTTTCAGACTATCAATAATGTTGGAGGCCATTTCAGGAGGATACGGCTGCTTAGCTGCCGGGAAACGCAAAACGTAAAAGAGATAGTTGCCCAGCATGAGGAGATCATACTCGCTCTGCAGACAAGGGATACCAAAGAATTGCTGTACGTGCTGCAAAAGCACCTTTTTAAATTGGACAGGGACAAAAAAGAGTTAATTAAAAAGTACCCCAGCCTGTTTAAGAGAAACATCAATGAAGATTACGTGAATATTCCATGGACCGATGATTTCTTTGAAACATTTCAGTCCTTTCTATAG